The window ATTTAAAACATCAAAAATATTATTTATTGGTGGAGATTCCGAAAGATTTTTCAAAAGATGCTACGACTCTGTTAGAAGATCATCCCCAAAAAATGAGTTTGAAATATGTTCCGAATGAAGGTTATAACTTTTTATCGGCGCAAATGGGAAGAACAGCCATGAAAGAAATACGCGCATCGATTCAAAAAAATGTGACAAAAACTTATGCCGATACGATGTTTCGAAAAATTCGCGAGGCTGGAAAAGGGATGGACGAAGCCAGCAAAGGCGCTGGAAAATTGAATAAAGGCGCTGTCCAGCTTGCGGGCGGAGCAAAGCAGATGAAAGGCAATTTGGAGAAACTGGCAGAAAAGTCGTTAGAATTTAATAAAGGCATCCTTTCCGCCGATAAAGGCTCGCAAAATCTCGAAAACGGCGCTGAACAATTATCTTCCGCATTGAATCAGCTTGCCTTTGGCCACGACAAACTGTACCAGGGCGCTAAAGATGTCCAAAAGGGAACGGAACAATTAGCCGGAGGAATCGGTCAGTTGTCTCAAGGCTTAAATACGGTTGATGGCAAAATGAGCCAGCTGTTAAATGGAACGAGACAAGCTCAATCGAGTGTTGAGCAATTTTCAGGTCAAATGCCGAAACTGCAAAGCAGCGTTAAGGATTTGGCTGCTGGAGCTGAGCAGTTAAATTCGGGTGTAGACAGCTTCCAGCAACAATTAGTGAGCCAACTAAACAGCGCTTTGGATGATTCTGCTCAAAAACAAGAGCAGGCAACGCAGCAAATGATCGGTCAGTTAAAGCAGACTCTCTTGGCGCAAGGTTTACCGGCTGATCAAGTCAATTCTATTATTCAACAATTTCAACAACAGCTTCCGGATCCAACGCAATCGGTCAATCAGCAAAAGCAGATGATCCAGCAGCAAGTAGCCAGCGGTTTCAGCCAATTAAAATCTGGAAGCAAGGAATTGGCGACTGGTGCTCAATCTCTTAACAGCGCCATCAACAGCCAACTTGCTCCCAATATTCAGAAACTGAATGGTGGGTTAAAACAAATCACTGCCGGCCAAGAAAGCCTTCAATCGGGCATTCATCAGCTGGCGAATGGTTCCAACGAATTAAATGCGGGGAGTCAAAAGCTTTTAGCAGGTGAAAGCCAACTAATCTCTAACATGGGGATTTTTAATGAAAAAATGGGCGAGTCAGCAGCCGGCTCTGCCAAACTGACGAACGGCGCCCATCAATTAAATACAGGCCTTTCTCAGTTGTCATCAGGCTCACAAAAAATCTCTGACGGCACTAAACAATTGGCAGCAGGGGCCGATGCGCTCGCAAAAGGTTCCGGTCAATTAGAAAATGGTACAAAAGAAATGCACGATAAGTTAAACGACGCTTCCAAACAAGCCAATTCTATGAAAGCGGGAAAAAACCAATCCGATATGATGGCAGAACCTGTAAACGTCAAAGAAAAACCGATTAATAAAGTACCTACTTACGGCACTGGTTTGGCTCCGTATTTTATCTCACTCGGACTTTATGTCGGAGCATTAATGATGACCATTGTCTATCCTGTTCGAACACCTCTTGGCAAACCTAAAAATGGTGTATCCTGGTTTTTTAGCAAATTTGCCATGATGGGGCTTATCGGAGTATTGCAGGCGCTGATTACCGCGGCCATACTGCTTCTTGGCTTAAAGTTGAAAGTTCAAAGCGTACCGTTGTTTATTGCCACTACGATTTTAACCAGCTTAGTCTTTATAGCGATCGTTCAAATGTTAGTAACGATTGGTGATAACCCTGGCCGTTTTGTTGCTGTTTTAATCTTAGTCGGCCAATTAACGACAAGTGCCGGTACTTTCCCGTTGGAATTAGTTCCAAAATGGTTTCAAATGGTTCACGCCTTTTTGCCGATGACCTATAGCGTCAATGCATTCAAGGCGGTCATTTCAAGCGGAGATTTTGCTTATATGTGGCACAATCATGTTATTCTCTTGTTATTTATGGCGTTATTCATGGCCATTACACTTCTCTTTATGATGATCGTGTTTAAGCGCCAATATGCTGATCATTTGCAAGCAGCGGAAGAAGCATAATGATTGAGTGTGTTCATTCCTTGGGCTGTCGGCATGCCGACAGCCTTTTTTAACGCGATAAAGATTCAGAATTTTTATGGATTTTTCTGAGGAAGAATCAAAATTAGTTTACAATAGAGTGGAAGGACATGTTTTGTTTTTAGTATAGTGAAAGGACTATTGAAGTGTTGAATTTTTTTACTTTTTATCGAGTGAAAGCACTGCAGCTATCAGAGCAATATAAGCAGTATGCCTTTTACGCAGATCATAAAGGACAGGAAGAGGTCAAAGTGCAGCAAACTCTCCCTAAATGTCCATTTGATTAATGCGGGGATCACGCTGACAGAAGTTTTACTAATGGAAGAGGTGATTGAAAACATGAAATTGACGATCATCGGCCCGTGGGGCGGATATCCAAAAGCGAATGAAGCGAGTTCAGGTTATTTATTGCAGCAAAGCGGATTCAATCTTTTAATCGATTGCGGAAGCAGCGTCCTATCTTTTTTACAAAACCATATAGAGCCAGAAAATTTGGATGCCGTGCTGATTTCCCATTATCATGCTGACCATGTAGCGGATATCGGTGTACTGCAGCATGCTTTACTTATTAGGAAATACTTCAATAAAGAAATCAAGACGCTTCCTATCTATGGCCATCATGAAAGTAAAGACTATCGATCATTAACGTATAAAGACATCACAAAAGGTTCGGTGATTGACGAAAACAGTGAACTTTCCATCGGCCCTTTTTCCGTAAGTTTTTTAAAAACACGTCACCCTGTTCCTTGTTATGCGATGAAAATAGCATCAGATGAAGGCACATTGGTTTATACGGCTGATTCCGCTTATCAAGAAGCATTTGTGGACTTTGCGAAAGATTGCGACCTGCTTTTATGTGAAAGTAATTTGTTTAGCGGAATGAACGGAAATCAGGCCGGACATATGACAAGTACTGAAGCAGGAAGGTTGGCAGCACAATCGGGGGCGAAAAAACTAGTGTTGACCCACTTGCCACAGTACGGCAGTTTGCATCAGTTAAAAGAAGAGGCTGAAAGTGAATTTAATGGACCGGTCATATTGGCAGAAAAAGATTTGCAAATAATGGTTAAAAAGTGACAAAATCCAGTTCGCCCAGTCTTGTTTCTGAAAATTTTACGTTGATTTTGATCTATTTTTGATCATTTTAGGGAATGAAAAACATATGAAAGAATGAGAAGGAGTATATTGATAAAAAAGTTTTTCTGATCAGTTTTAAAACCGTGCGGAATTTGAATTTTGTGATAGTCGTGATGGCAAAGTTTCAAACTCTTGCTGAGCGTTTGTAATTGTTGTTCTTCCTTCATGTTTAACGCTTGTTTTCGCCTGTGATGTGGCGAGCGGATGATTCGAGTTCTGGAAAAAGAAAATTTGAGCTTTACGGCTAATGAATGGTTTAGGAAAAAACTTGCAAGGATGATGATTTGTTTTTTTCATACTATAAAGAATGAAGAGGTGCTGATTTCATTTTAAATGGAAGGAAGGGCTTTTCCATGACTTATGACTGCATTATTATTGGCGGAGGCATTGCTGGTCTGCAGGCGGCCATTCAACTAGGACGCTATCAACATCGTGTGTTGGTCATTGACGCTGATCAAGGCCGCTCCGTATTATGCCGCAGCTTTCATAACCTTTTAGGCTGGCCCGATGGTGTCAGCGGACGGACATTGCGAACCATTGGAAGAAATCAAGCGGAAAAATTAGGAATCGAATTTCGGAAGGGATGGGTAGTCGATGCCCGTTCTGAGTCGGATGAATTTCTGTTGTTTTGTGATGATGGTTCGTCTTTTCGAGCCAAAAGGCTTCTTTTTGCTACCGGTGTCATGGATCGTCTTCCTCCGTTTCCTAATATCATTCCTTGTTTAGGAATCAGCGCTTATATATGCCCGGACTGCGATGGTTTTGAAGTAAAAGGGCAGCGAGTGATTGTGATGGGGTCAGGAGATGCTGGAGCCAACTTAGCGTTGGCGCTTACTTATTTTACCACTGATATTTTCTACGTTGACCATGAACAGGCAGGCATCAGCCAACGTGTGATGGAAAAGCTAAGACATAAGAATATCCATTATGTGCCGGTGCCGATAAAAGAGGTATTGGCCGATGGTTCCCAATTTAAAGGTGTTCATCTTATGAATGGAGGATGGATTCCGGCGGGACGGTGCTTTCTTGGATTCGGCGGAAATGAAGTTCGTTCAGCCTTAGCTGAAAAATTAGGGGTACAACTTCATAAAAATCGGCATATTCTCACTGATCCGCGCACAAAAATGACTAATGTCAAATATGTTTGGGCGGCAGGCGATGTAACGGTTCATTCCGAGCAAACCGCCATTGCGATGGGAGACGGGATCCAAGCAGCCATTTGGATTCATAAAAGCTTGATTTCAAATGTGCTGGAGAATATGCATTAAATACAGATGATTTCGTATTATTTGTTTGAAATATTGCGGTGTAATGGTTTTAAAAAACTTTTCCCTTCAGGAGGATGTATTCATTCGTTCGCACAGCAGAGAAGTACGAGGATCGAATCATGACTTTCGATTGGGAGACTATTTAGGGAGGTTTGACCTCCGTTTCTATCTTGATTTTTACCAAAAAAAGAACATAATGGATAAGAATGTGTTCTATTTCATCGATTCTAACTTAGCATCTGTTTGTTGTGGACTATTCGTGGGATTGATTATTTGAATCGAGATGCACGGCTACTTTCCAATAACCGGAAAAAAGGCTTTTACTTTGCTTTTTTCTGTTTGAGGCTTTTTTGCAAGAATGCAGGCAAGAAAGTTCATGATAAAACTTTTGCTGTACATATGTTGTATGGAAGAGCCGGTGATAACAGCTGGGATTCTGTTTTTTCTTGCTCTATAGAAAATAATGGTCCACACTTTTCATGAGAACCTTTTTTCCGATAAAATAAAAATGGTATTGGAAAAAGAAAAATCAAAGAAAGATAGATTGTGTATGTTCTAGAATTGGAGGCGAATCAGATGGATTTCGTTAAATACGAGCAAGAAGGCTCCATTGCGTACATTACTTTTAATCGTCCTGAAGAATCCAATTCCTTAAATGAAGAGATGTTGAAGGATTTGGAGCAATATTTGGATGAAATTCGTGTGCGTACCGATATTTCCATCGTGGTTTTACAAGGAGAAGGTGAGCAAGCTTTTTGTACAGGAGTCGATTGGGGCGAAGAAGCTCTTTATTCAGATGAACAGAAAAGAAAATTTCAAAATAAAATCCGAGAAGTGCTGTTGAAGGTGGAGGAACTTCCTCAGCCAACTATTGCGGCCATTAACGGAGCGGCTTTTGATGAAGGTTTTGATTTGATTCTCGCATGTGATTTCCGTTTTGCTTCAAGACATGCCGAAATTGGCTTTAATCAAAAGAACCCTGGAACGATTCCTTATGCAGGAGCTGTCCGCAGGCTTCCTAAACTGATTGGGGAAGGCAAGGCTTTAGAACTGATTTTAACAACTAAAATTTTAAATGCCCATGATGCTTATGCATATGGATTATTGACAAGGGTATCACCCCCTGAAAAGCTTTTCGAACGGGTGAAGGACTTCGCAGAAGAACTTTCCATTTTCAAGGCGGACGAGCTTCGGAAAATTAAGGCGGCTGTGAAAAACGGTGGTCACCCGAATCTTTTTTAAAATATCGTCCATTCTTTTATTAAACTGGTAAAATCGCATACTTGCGGTTTTACCTTTTTCTTATAGGTCTGAAACGGCGCCGTCATGGAACCTATCCAGTGTTTGGGGCGGTAATGGGCATGTGCTTTTTGTTTTATGAAAGGCAAGAAAGTGATTATTTGTTTGACCATTATCCCATGAATAGATCATGGGGGATTTTTCTTGAAAGAGCCATGCTTCTTTCCGTTAAGAGGAACGGTAAAATGTTTTTGTCCTATTTTACAACGAAAATTTGGGAAGAGTTGTGCAAAGAAATTGCTTGTTCTATTTTGAATGAATCCAAACTACACATAATAGTAAGGGACAAAGATAGGAAAGGGGGATGGGAGAGTTGAAAAAATGGGGTCTGTGGGCAATAGCTGCCTATCTATTGTTTGGCTTATGCATATATTATTACTTGTTTGTATTTGCCAACAGCAGTGTACCGGATATATATAAAGGAACGAGCGCCGATCCGGCGACATTTTTAAATTCTCGTGAATTAGTTCTAAGCGAGGAATATTCAAAAATTCGGGATTTGTTGTTCTTTTTGTCCACACCTTATGAATGGCTTCTTTATTTGTTTATTCTCATCTTTGGAGTTTCAACTGTTTTTGAAAAATGGGCCAATCAAGCATCCCGATTTCAGTTCGTTCGGAATGCTGTTTATTTATTCTGGTTATCTCTCCTCACATTTGTATTAATGTTTCCCATTCGATATTTGTCGTATCATTTTTCGAAAACCTATCATATCTCAGCTCAAGAATTCGGCGGATGGATGAAAGACAACGTGATCGATTTTTGGGTCAATTATTTGATCATGTTGGTATTAGTGACGATTTTGTATGGGCTCATGAAGCGGTTTCCCAAAAAATGGTGGCTTGCTTCTTGGATCTTATTTGTTCCGTTTACCTTTTTTTTAATGTACGTACAGCCGGTATGGATTGATCCTTTGTATAACCACTTTTATCCGATGAAAGACAAACAATTGGAATCTAAAATTTTGTCATTGGCTGATAAAGCCCATATTCCGGCGAATCATGTGTATGAAGTGGATATGTCGGAGAAAACTCATGCTTTAAATGCTTATGTGACGGGAGTAGGTTCTCATTCTCGGATTGTTTTATGGGATACGACTCTTCAAAAGCTGAATGACAATGAAATTTTGTTTATCATGGCTCATGAGATGTGCCATTATGTTGAAAAGCATATTTATTTTGGCATTGCCGGCTATTTGCTTCTCGCGTTCGTCGGTTTTTGGATTACAGCCAAATGGATGGCGCGATGGATTGATCGCCATGGCCAAAAGCTCCATATCCAATCGATCTCTCAATTAAGAACATTACCGCTCTTCTTGTTGATTATTTCCATATTGGTGTTTGCATCCAGTCCTATTTCCAATCTGGCTTCCAGGTATGAAGAAACGCGTGCGGACCGCTATGCAATCGAAATGACGAAAAATAAGGAAGCAGCCATAGAATCATTTCAGGAATTGACAAAATCGGGACTGAGCCAAGTGAATCCGCCGCTTCTGGTGAAAATTTTTCGTTATACCCATCCTACGATGCTTGAACGGATTCATATGGTGGAAACTTATCCAATAAAACAGAAATAATTTGGGACAGCCGGAAAAATGACAGTTCATGACCAAAGTAGAATGTGATAATTTATTCTAAAAGGATGAAGTTTATAGAC of the Bacillus smithii genome contains:
- a CDS encoding NAD(P)/FAD-dependent oxidoreductase, which codes for MTYDCIIIGGGIAGLQAAIQLGRYQHRVLVIDADQGRSVLCRSFHNLLGWPDGVSGRTLRTIGRNQAEKLGIEFRKGWVVDARSESDEFLLFCDDGSSFRAKRLLFATGVMDRLPPFPNIIPCLGISAYICPDCDGFEVKGQRVIVMGSGDAGANLALALTYFTTDIFYVDHEQAGISQRVMEKLRHKNIHYVPVPIKEVLADGSQFKGVHLMNGGWIPAGRCFLGFGGNEVRSALAEKLGVQLHKNRHILTDPRTKMTNVKYVWAAGDVTVHSEQTAIAMGDGIQAAIWIHKSLISNVLENMH
- a CDS encoding YhgE/Pip domain-containing protein, whose translation is MNRLLIVAELKEIFRDRKNLLIPIFAILFIPILYAGIYLWAFWDPYGHLERLPVVVVNRDKGADFSGEKLQLGDEVVKKLKKNDDFDFHFDNNRERAYRDLKHQKYYLLVEIPKDFSKDATTLLEDHPQKMSLKYVPNEGYNFLSAQMGRTAMKEIRASIQKNVTKTYADTMFRKIREAGKGMDEASKGAGKLNKGAVQLAGGAKQMKGNLEKLAEKSLEFNKGILSADKGSQNLENGAEQLSSALNQLAFGHDKLYQGAKDVQKGTEQLAGGIGQLSQGLNTVDGKMSQLLNGTRQAQSSVEQFSGQMPKLQSSVKDLAAGAEQLNSGVDSFQQQLVSQLNSALDDSAQKQEQATQQMIGQLKQTLLAQGLPADQVNSIIQQFQQQLPDPTQSVNQQKQMIQQQVASGFSQLKSGSKELATGAQSLNSAINSQLAPNIQKLNGGLKQITAGQESLQSGIHQLANGSNELNAGSQKLLAGESQLISNMGIFNEKMGESAAGSAKLTNGAHQLNTGLSQLSSGSQKISDGTKQLAAGADALAKGSGQLENGTKEMHDKLNDASKQANSMKAGKNQSDMMAEPVNVKEKPINKVPTYGTGLAPYFISLGLYVGALMMTIVYPVRTPLGKPKNGVSWFFSKFAMMGLIGVLQALITAAILLLGLKLKVQSVPLFIATTILTSLVFIAIVQMLVTIGDNPGRFVAVLILVGQLTTSAGTFPLELVPKWFQMVHAFLPMTYSVNAFKAVISSGDFAYMWHNHVILLLFMALFMAITLLFMMIVFKRQYADHLQAAEEA
- a CDS encoding MBL fold metallo-hydrolase, whose protein sequence is MKLTIIGPWGGYPKANEASSGYLLQQSGFNLLIDCGSSVLSFLQNHIEPENLDAVLISHYHADHVADIGVLQHALLIRKYFNKEIKTLPIYGHHESKDYRSLTYKDITKGSVIDENSELSIGPFSVSFLKTRHPVPCYAMKIASDEGTLVYTADSAYQEAFVDFAKDCDLLLCESNLFSGMNGNQAGHMTSTEAGRLAAQSGAKKLVLTHLPQYGSLHQLKEEAESEFNGPVILAEKDLQIMVKK
- a CDS encoding M48 family metallopeptidase; this encodes MGELKKWGLWAIAAYLLFGLCIYYYLFVFANSSVPDIYKGTSADPATFLNSRELVLSEEYSKIRDLLFFLSTPYEWLLYLFILIFGVSTVFEKWANQASRFQFVRNAVYLFWLSLLTFVLMFPIRYLSYHFSKTYHISAQEFGGWMKDNVIDFWVNYLIMLVLVTILYGLMKRFPKKWWLASWILFVPFTFFLMYVQPVWIDPLYNHFYPMKDKQLESKILSLADKAHIPANHVYEVDMSEKTHALNAYVTGVGSHSRIVLWDTTLQKLNDNEILFIMAHEMCHYVEKHIYFGIAGYLLLAFVGFWITAKWMARWIDRHGQKLHIQSISQLRTLPLFLLIISILVFASSPISNLASRYEETRADRYAIEMTKNKEAAIESFQELTKSGLSQVNPPLLVKIFRYTHPTMLERIHMVETYPIKQK
- a CDS encoding enoyl-CoA hydratase-related protein — encoded protein: MDFVKYEQEGSIAYITFNRPEESNSLNEEMLKDLEQYLDEIRVRTDISIVVLQGEGEQAFCTGVDWGEEALYSDEQKRKFQNKIREVLLKVEELPQPTIAAINGAAFDEGFDLILACDFRFASRHAEIGFNQKNPGTIPYAGAVRRLPKLIGEGKALELILTTKILNAHDAYAYGLLTRVSPPEKLFERVKDFAEELSIFKADELRKIKAAVKNGGHPNLF